Proteins encoded in a region of the Photobacterium profundum SS9 genome:
- a CDS encoding amino acid aminotransferase → MFEKITAAPADPILGLTDEFKNDTRPEKINLGVGIYKDESGNTPVLATVKKAEAILLEKETTKSYLGIPGTAEYGLAVQQLLFGANATIISDKRAQTAQAPGGTGALRVAAEFIKRQLGDVKVWISNPTWANHIGVFAAAGLETASYSYYNAETKDIDFDAALADLANANEGDIVLLHGCCHNPTGIDPVEAQWHQLAALCVEKKLLPMFDFAYQGFAVGVEEDAQGLRIFAEQCSELLVASSFSKNFGLYNERVGAFTLVGKNAEQAATAFSQVKSIARVIYSNPPAHGAAIVTLILNDEALRNEWEQEVADMRNRIQEMRTLFVQTLKDCGVDADFSFIERQNGMFSFSGLNKDQVNRLKEEFGIYIVGSGRISVAGMTKNNMLPLCKGIAAVL, encoded by the coding sequence ATGTTTGAAAAAATCACTGCAGCGCCTGCCGACCCTATTCTTGGCTTAACTGATGAGTTTAAAAATGATACTCGCCCAGAGAAAATTAACTTGGGTGTAGGTATCTATAAAGACGAGTCAGGAAACACGCCAGTACTTGCTACAGTAAAAAAAGCAGAAGCTATTTTGCTGGAAAAAGAAACGACTAAGTCGTACTTAGGCATTCCAGGTACAGCAGAGTACGGTCTTGCCGTTCAGCAGTTATTATTTGGTGCTAACGCTACTATTATTTCAGACAAACGAGCTCAAACAGCACAAGCTCCAGGAGGTACAGGCGCACTACGTGTTGCTGCCGAGTTTATTAAACGCCAACTAGGCGATGTGAAAGTATGGATCAGTAACCCAACATGGGCTAACCACATCGGTGTATTCGCGGCTGCAGGTTTAGAAACGGCTTCTTACTCTTATTACAATGCAGAAACTAAAGACATCGATTTTGATGCTGCTTTAGCTGATCTTGCAAACGCAAATGAAGGCGATATTGTTTTGCTACACGGTTGCTGCCACAACCCAACAGGTATCGACCCTGTTGAAGCTCAGTGGCACCAGCTAGCGGCGCTGTGTGTAGAGAAAAAGTTACTGCCAATGTTCGACTTTGCATATCAAGGTTTCGCAGTAGGCGTTGAAGAAGATGCACAAGGTTTACGTATTTTCGCCGAGCAGTGTTCTGAACTATTGGTGGCGAGCTCTTTCTCTAAAAACTTTGGCCTATACAACGAACGTGTTGGCGCGTTCACTCTTGTTGGTAAGAATGCAGAGCAAGCTGCAACAGCATTTAGCCAAGTGAAAAGTATTGCTCGTGTTATTTACTCGAACCCGCCAGCACACGGTGCAGCAATCGTTACCCTGATTCTAAATGATGAAGCATTGCGTAATGAGTGGGAACAAGAAGTAGCCGATATGCGCAATCGTATTCAAGAAATGCGCACACTTTTCGTTCAAACATTAAAAGACTGTGGTGTTGATGCTGACTTCAGCTTTATTGAACGTCAAAATGGTATGTTTTCGTTTTCTGGTCTAAACAAAGACCAAGTAAATCGCCTAAAAGAAGAGTTTGGCATTTACATTGTTGGTTCTGGCCGCATTAGTGTTGCTGGTATGACAAAGAACAACATGCTGCCATTATGTAAAGGTATTGCAGCTGTGCTATAA